GGTTTCCACCATGCGCATCCCCGCCATACCGTTTCCGATGACAATCAGCTGCTGCATGCCCGGCTCCTTACGCGACTGCCGTCTGCTTTTCGTAGAGGAAATGCAGGATTTGCTGACGCAACTGGTGATAACGCGGCTCATCGGCCAGCGCCACACGCGAGCGCGGGCGTGGCAAATCAATCGCCAGAATCTCGCCAACCTGCGCAGCAGGCCCATTGGTCATCATCAGCACCCGGTCCGAAAGCAGCACCGCTTCGTCTACATCGTGAGTAATCAGCACGATGGTGGTGTTGAGTTCCTGCTGGATGCGCATCACGCTGTCCTGCAAATGAGCGCGGGTCAGTGCATCCAGCGCACCAAAGGGTTCATCCAGCAACAACACGCGCGGTTTCATTGCCAGCGCACGGGCAATGCCCACGCGTTGTTTCATGCCACCCGAGATTTCTCCCGGACGCTTATGCATGGCATGACTCATCTGCACCCTGCCGAGGTTGTGCTCAATCCATTCCGCCATCTCGCTGCGGTTCATCTTGCCTTTAAACACCTGCTGCACAGCCAGTTCGACGTTTTGATACGCCGTCAGCCACGGCAGCAGCGAATGGTTTTGAAACACCACCGCACGTTCCGGGCCAGGACCCGTGATTTCACGGTTGTCACACAGCAGCACGCCGCTGCTCGGCGCGGTCAGCCCGGCAATCAGGTTGAGCAGCGTCGATTTGCCGCAGCCGGAGTGACCAATCAGGCTGAGGGTTTCTCCCGGATGGATGTCAAAACTGACGTTGTCGAGGGCGAGGAAATCACCCTGAGCCGTGGCGAAACGCTGACTCACCTGCTGCACACGAATGATCGGATTCATCAGATAGGCTCCTTATTTATCCCAGCTAAAACGACGCGCCAGCAGCATCAGCATCTGTTCGAGCAGCAGCCCGACCACGCCGATGATCACAATGGCAATCAGAATGTTTTCCACATTGAGGTTGTTCCACTCATTCCAGATCCAGAAACCGATCCCCAGGCCGCCGGTCAGCATCTCGGCGGCGACGATCACCAGCCAGGCGATACCGATGGACAGGCGTACCCCGGTCAACACTGCGGGCAACACCGCCGGGAAAAGGATGCGGCGCATCACCGTCCATTCAGACAGTTGCAGCACCCGCGCCACGTTGAGGTAATCCTGCGGGATCCGTTGCACCCCTTCGGCGGTGTTGATCACCATCGGCCAGATGGAGCAGATAAAAATGGTCCAGCTGGAGGCCGGTTCAGCACGCTGAAACAGCAGCAGGCCGATTGGCAGCCAGGCGAGCGGGCTTACCGGACGCAGCAGCGCGATAATCGGGTTGAACATGCGGGAGACAAAGGTGAAGCGACCGAGCAGAAAACCCGCCGGAATCCCCACCAGTGCTGCCAGGCCAAAGCCCACCGCCACACGTTGCAACGACGCCAGCACGTTCCAGCCAATGCCCTGGTCGTTTGGACCGTTGTTATAGAAGGGGTCGGCAAACAGGGTCAGCGCCGCCTGCCAGGTGGCGTAAGGCGTGGGAAAGCCTTTGCTGGATAACGCGGCGATTTGCCATACCAGCAACAGCAGCAGGATGCCGCAACCTGCCGGAATCAGCCGTTGCAACAGTGGCCGCAGCCACGGCTGGCGGACGCTGGGGGCCGTTTGAACCTTGAGAGTGATCACCTGCGCCGTCGGAGTGGCGGCGCTGACCGGCGTTTTCAGGGTGCGCGCTTCAGATTTCATGGCAACTCCTCTTAATGGTGAATAGCGAAACTGGCGGCGTAGGCGGCAGGATTGCTGCCGTCCCACACTTTGCCGTCCATCAGGGTGCTGCTGCGCATGACGCCAGTGGGCAGCGTGACATTGCCCACCGCAGCCGCAGCCTGCTTATAGATGTCGATACGGTTGATTTTCTGTGCCACGCCGAGGTAATCCGGATCGCTTTTCAGCATTCCCCAGCGTTTCAGTTGCGTCAGAAACCACATGCCATCGGAAAGCCACGGGAAGCTGACTTCACCGTCATGGAAGAAACGCATCGCATGTGCGTCCTGCCATTGCTGACCGAGACCATTTTCGTAATGACCCAACATGCGGCCTTCGAGGATTTCCGGTTTGGTGTTGATCCAGGCGCGTCCCGCCAGGGTTTGCGCGGTTTCACGTCGGTTGTCGTCAGAGGCATCAATCCAGCGCGCGGCCTCCAGAACCGCAGCGGTGAGTGCGCGGGCGGTGTTAGGGTTTTCCGTGACCCATTGCGAGCGGGTAGCGAGGATTTTTTCCGGGTGATCCGGCCAGATTTGCTGTGTGGTTGCGGCGGTGAAACCAATGTTGTCGCTGATGGCACGCTGGTTCCAGGGTTCGCCGACGCAGAAGCCGCTCATATTGCCGATCTTCATGTTCATCACCATCTGCGGCGGCGGTACCACCACGGTACGCACATCCTCAATGGGATCGATCCCGGCATTCGCCAGCCAGTAATACAGCCACATGGCGTGGGTGCTGGTGGGAAAGGTGTGAGCGAAGGTGTAAGTCCCTTTGGCGCTGCCCGCGATCAGGGTTTTCAGGCTGGCGGCATCGGTCACCTTCTGATCTTTCAGCTGATTGGCTAAGGTGATGGCCTGGCCATTGTTGTTCAGCGTCATCAGGTTGGCCATCTCGTGCTGCGGACCGGCCACACCCAATTGCAGGCCATAGATCATGCCGTACAACGCATGGGCCGCATCCAGCTCACCGGACGTCAGTTTGTCGCGCACTGCTGCCCAGCTGGCTTCTTTGCTGGGTTGCAGGCTGAGGCCGTATTTTTTGTCGAATCCTTTTACTGCCGCCATGACCACCGGCGCGCAGTCCGTCAACGGGATAAACCCCACCCGCACCGTACTTTTCTCCGGCGCATCACTGCCTGCTGCCCAGACGGCGTTGCGTAACCCAGGCAGCAGATAGCTACTGCCTACCACCGCACTGCCCAGCAAAAACTGACGACGGGAAATCGAAAACCGCGTTTTGCTCATCCGCTTTACCCTGAAAAAAAGGAATAAAAAAAGGCGTCCTCCCACATGCAATCGCACGGGGCCGGACGCCTTTATCCAAAGCACTCGTTCTGCCGCCGTTGGCAAAACAAATGCGTAATGTCATTCAGGATATTGCAAAGGCTGTGCCAGGAAGGTGAAGGGCGGCATTTCAGGCAGTTAAGTGTCTAAGCCCTTTTTTCGTTCAGCGGTGCGCACTGCATTGACGCAAAATACGCACATTGTTTGTGCAGCTAACTCTAATGGGTTATGTCTTTAACGTGGCGGCGACCGCGAGGATCGCCTGAGCGATTTCAAGAATGCGTTTGTTCTGGTTCATGGCGCTTTTACGCAGCGTCTGCCACGCGTCCTGCTCATTGTAGCCATGCTGTTGCATCAACCACCCCTTGGCCTGATCGATGATTTTGCGCTCATCCAGCGAGGCACGCATGCTGGCCAGTTCATCGGCCTGCGTTTGTAAACGCTGCGCCTGCTCACGGATCAGCGACAGCACCGAACGTCCCAACTGGGGGGCCAGGCCATTGCTATCCAGCGTGATATCCTGCCCCGCCAGCCAGTTAGCCCCTGCCACATATAAAGTGAAACCGGCCTCATCTGCCAGCGCAGGCGCGTGGGTATCGTGCTGCTCGCTGGCGGTGATGGCACGCCGGCAGCAGCTCATCAACATGGCGCTCAGACCATCTTCTATCTGTTTCATTTGATCGAGACGTGCGGTGAGCAGCCGGAACCATTGCAGTACCCCGTTCTCGCCACAATGCGCGCCGGTACAGGCGATACGTCGCAGACGTTCAATGTCACTTCCCGCATCCGCCATGGTGCGCCAGCGTTGCAGGTTGTAGGCATCGGCAAACTGACTGAAGGTGGCGAAGCTTTGCTCCTGGGCTTCTATCAATGCCTGCAACCGCTGCCGCTGCTGGTCGCTAAAATGTCCGGCGGCAAAACCTGCTGACCCGGTGGCACGTTCCTGCCCGGCCAACTCTTTCCCCTGCATAAAGCTGAACAGCGCGATCAGCGCGCGTGAAATATCCGGCTCGCTGGCGGTATCCGCCGCTTCAAACACCAGATTGAGTAAGGTACGGATAATGTGGTTGAACGCGTCCATCGCCTGCGCATGCGCCAGTTGCTGGCTTTGTACCTGCAACCGCAGTGCGGGTAATCCTTCCAGCGCCTGTAAACCCGCCGCGATAAGCAGGCAGAAGCGGCTATAGCCTGGTTGCGCATCTGCCGGTGGCAGCACGGCGAGCATGAGTTGCTGACCGCGCTGGACATCCAACGCGCGCGCTTCCAGCTCATCACCAAATAAACGCCCGTCTGAACACAACCAGATGTTGCTGACGCCTCTTTCACGTTGCAACAGATGAATTAACTCACTGATTGCAGTGATTAATTCACCAGTACGCAGCAGCCGTTGCAGGCTGGCAATTTCGCTCGCGCGGCTGGCCTGCAAATAATCCACAGCCTGAGTCATCGCATTCTCCTGGCAAATAACCTTTTCGACTAAAAGACTTAGCAAAAGCCATGCCGGAACTGAAGTTGCAACGGGCCGAATCAGGGGCGGATATTCTGAAAGTAAGAAAATTGTTTACTGCCGCAATCTTTTTTTACAACAGAAAATAGATTAATCTTATTTACCGTTTATTTTTGGTCCTGACAGGCATCAATAGCGCTTACGCTGGCCTGAGCGCCGAATAGCACCAAATAAGTTAAATTGGCTTAACTATCCCCACGCGCACAGTTTTTTTATCACCCAACGATCGTCCCGTTTTCCCCGTTAGCACGGGATTTCATACGGTGCAATGGTTTGAATTCTCAAAAGTCTTAGGTAGACTGACGGGAGCACTATCTTTCTGTAATCTGTCTGTTTTTTTGATGGCTTTCTCACTGCATAATCCGACCTCCTGCGTCCGTTAACCGGCACTCAGGACTCCCCATTATGTAGTTAATCTGATGAAATTTGAGGATCATGGTGAATAAGAGTCTTGTGCTAACACTGCTGGCGGTGCTCACTCTGGCGAGTTGTAAAGCGCCACCGCCGCCAGTGACAGATGACACCCTGGTAACCAGTGAAGTGAATGGGGTTAAACTGGTTCATCGTCATGCGGTGGCAGCACCTGACGAGTTCACGCCGGTCAATGAGAGCTTTCGTGCCTTATATGGCGCATCCATCATGACTACACCCGACTATAGCGGCAAAGTGGTGCGTTACCTGGAAACCGGTAAAACCTTTGAAGTTTTAGGTCGGGTTGAGCATAGCTGGCTGGCGATTGCAGATGAAGCGCAGGGTCAGCTGATTGGCTACGTGCCGCCGAAAGCGGGCGTCGAAAGCAGCCGTTATGATGCCACCGTGCGCAGCGACCGTCCCCGTCCCCGCCGCAGCAAACAGGTCTGTGTAGACGTGGGGGGTGCCAGCAAGGCATGCCGCACCAACGATACCGCGACCTGGATCTTAGACTGAACATGAAATCCGGCGCATATTGCCCGCAGAAGGCTGACTCTCTGCGGGCAGAGAGTTTCACTATTGCCTGGAAGAACACGATTTAATGACTCAGGACGCTCCTGCACGTGATGCGAACGTCGCGGGCAATGATAACCTTTTATTGACTGCCGCAGCCCCAATCCTCAATGCCGTCGTTCAGATTCGGCAGGCCGCTACGCATGACGATCCTGCCGGGCTGCGTCAGCTACTCATCGATGAAGTCCGCCAGTTCGAAAACCGCTGTAAACAAGCCGGTTTACCGTTTGAGATGATTATTGGCGCCCGCTATTGCCTGTGTAGCCTGCTGGATGAAGCCGCTGCGCAAACGCCGTGGGGCACCCGTGGTGTCTGGTCCGGTAATGGCATGCTGGTGACTTTCCATAATGAAAGCTGGGGCGGCGAAAAGGTCTTTCAACTGCTGTCACGCATTTCACAAAACCCGGAACAACATCTGTGGCTGCTGGAAGTGATCCACTATTGTCTGCTGCTGGGGTACGAAGGCCGCTATCGCGGCAGTGAGAACGGCCCTGCGCAGTGCGAAATCATCCGTAAACGCCTGGCGCATTTGATTGCCGAAACCCGTCCGGATAACGCTGCCGCCATGGCTCGCCTGGTGGAGGTCCATCCGCTGGTGAGCAGCTTATCCCGTCCAATGGTGCCGCTGTGGGCCTGCGTCACACTGGCGGCCCTGGTGGCCTGCCTGATCTACAGTGGCCTGAACTGGCGTCTGGGCAACGCCGCAGAACCCTTGCTGCGCGCCATCTATCAAACACCGTTACCGCAAATTACGCCAGGACGCCGCCCGACCTCCCCCCAGGCACTGCTTGACCTGCATCAGCGCCTTAACGATGTGATCGCCGCCGGGCAACTGGAAGTCAGCGATGGTGCATTTGGGAGCAAGGTGATCATCCCCGCCGATAAGCTGTTTGCCGCCGACGGTACGGTCGTCAATCAGGTGGGACGCGCCCTGCTGGCCCACGTCGCCAGTGCAATGAAATCAGTGAAAGGTACGGTGCTGGTCTCGGTGTATACCGATGACAGCGCGGTGGATGGACGCTTCGCCTCCAGCTATGAATTCTCCTTTGCCCGCGCGCGCGCTGTGGCGCAGCTGCTCAATCCGCAGCTGGCTGAGGGGCACAACGTCAAAGCCGAAGGACGAGGCGACAGCAATCCCCTGCTGCCCAACGACAGCAATGAAAACCGCGCCCGCAACCGCCGGGTGGAAATCACCCTATTCGCGGCACCGGAAACCCTCAGCAATCATCAGGGAGGCCAGTGATGCGCGCATCACTTCAGCATTTATTAACCCACCGCCTGCTGTGGAGCTTTATTGGTGTCAGCGCGCTGAGTTGCGTGCTGTGGATACTCGGTCCGCTGTGGAGCTGGGGCGATACCCGCCCGCTCGAACCAGTGTGGCCACGCCAGCTGGTGGTAGGTTTCCTCTATTTTTTCTGGGTTCTGTTCCAGTTTATCCCGGCAATCTGGCGGGGGTGGTTTAACAGTAAACTCCTCACCCGTCTGCAACAGGACAGCAGTGAAGAGTTAAGCGATCGCCAGGCAACCGAAACCTTACTGACACAACGTTTCAGTGAAGCCGCACAGCGCCTGAAGCGCACCCAGTTTGGCCGACGTCCACAGCAAAGCTGGCTGGCACGATTTCAGAGCCACTATCTCTATCAGTTACCCTGGTATGTGATCATTGGCGCTCCAGGAGCCGGTAAGACCACCGCCCTGCTCAATGCCGGGCTGGATTTTCCCCTTACCGATAGCCTTGGCAACGCGGCAATCCGTGGTGTTGGCGGAACACGCCATTGCGACTGGTGGTTTACCGACAGCGCGGTACTGATCGACACCGCCGGTCGCTATGCGTTACAGGAGAGTCAGCGCGCACGCGACGCCAGCGAATGGCAAAACTTTATCCATTTGCTGAAACGCTATCGCACCCGTCAGCCGATTAACGGCGTCATCATTACCATTAGCGTGGCCGATCTGCTGACCGACTCAGCCGAAGCGCGCCATGCTCAGGCCACCGCGCTGCGCCAGCGGATGGTCGAGCTGCATCAGCAAACCGGCATTCATTTCCCGGTGTATGTGATGGTGACGAAAACCGATCTACTGAAAGGTTTTCTCAGCTTTTACGGGGCGCTGACTAAGCAACAGCGCGATGCCGTCTGGGGTTTCACCTTTCCGTGGGATCCAGGTAAACCGCACAAGGACAGCTGGCATCGCAGCTTCAATCAGCATTTCCACCTGCTGGAACAGCGTCTGCAACAGCAGCTGGCGGGGGTGATGGCGCAGGATCGCGATCTGACACAACGTGCCGACAGTTTCCTTTTCCCGCAGGAATTCAGCTCTCTGCGACCGCTGCTGAGCGAATATCTCGATGTGGTGTTTTCCGGCCATCAGGATGCGGTAGCCTGGTCTGCACGCGGGTTGTTTTTTACCAGCGGTACCCAGGAAGGCCTCCCTTTTGACCGCATCATGGGTGAGTTAAACCGTAAATTACAGCTGCCGCTGGCTGGGCAGCACACCATTGCGGCCTGGGATAGTGTCAATCGCAGCAGCCCGATTCCCGGTACCAAAGGACAAAGCTTTTTTATCCGTAATCTGCTGAGTGATTTGGTATTTCGTGAAAGCGGATTGGCCGGGAGTAACCGCCATTGGGAGTATCGCAACCGGTTGTTTCACTGGATTGGCTACGGTGCCCTCACGGGTGCCCTGCTGCTGCTTTCCTGTCTGTGGCTGGCAAGTTATCTCCAGAATCAGCGCTATCTCGACCAGGTCGCCGCTCGCATCGAGCCCATTACCCGCCAGAGCCAGCAGGTGATTCATCAGCCCGCTGATAATATTTTTGATCTGCTACCCTTCTTAAATAACCTGGTTAAATTGCCGCTTTCGGACCGCTTTTCCCTCGACAATCCACCGCTTACCATGCGTGTCGGCTTGTATCGCGGTAATCAGGTGAGTGACGCGGCATGGGTGCTTTATCAAAACGCCTTAAAGTCTTTATTGTTGCCTCGCGTGGCACAGCAAATTACCAATCTGCTGCGTGACGATCCCGGCACCGACAATGAATACAGCCGCAACGCCTTGCGGGCCTATCAAATGTTGTATCAGCCTCGCAATTATGACGGTGAGTTTCTGCGCGGCTGGCTGATGCAAAACCTGCAACGTTCTCTGCCCGCTAATGTCAGCGCTCGCGATTTACAACAACTGGACTGGCATCTCAGCCAGCTGCTGGATCAGCAGATTCAGTCTTCGCCTTATGCCAGCGACAATGCGTTGATGATGCGTAAGCTTGCGGAAAATCTGAAAAATGCAGGTCAGAATGGCAATACGCTGACGCTCGCGCCGTTAAAGGCTGCACAGCGATTGACCGGACGCAGTGAGTAATGGTGAGGTAACGATGGCGACCTATATCGCCCCAGGCTGGTACGGGAAATTGCCTTCAACCGGTGATTTCCTGCGTCAGCGTCTCAGTGAAAATACCGTGACATCCTGGAGCCATTGGTTTCAACAGGGATTGCTGCACGGGCAACCGGATAATGATGCCAGCACCCAGCATTTTCTTGCGGCACCGGTGTGGAATTTTGTTTTGCCGATTTCGCCACTGCGCCAGCAAGTGCAAATGGGTTGCCTGCTGCCCTCGTGCGATCGTGTCGGTCGCGCCTGGCCGTTGCTGGCATTGCACCATTTTCCACTCAACCAGTGGCATCCAGCGCAGCTGGCGATTTCCGGCGAGTGGTTCCAGGAACTGGGCGCGACACTGTGGCACGCAGTGCGTGAAGCACAGACAGCAGAGCAACTGGAACAGGCGATACAGCAGGTTTCACCTTTGCTGGTGCCGGAAAAACGTCGCTCGGACATCATGGATGTCATCGGTTTTGACGATCTGCCCAGCACGCTGAGCTGGCGTGAAGTGGCAGACCAGTTTGATCCCCAGCAGCATATCAGCTACTGGTGGAGTAATCGCAGTGACGGTTTTGCTCACGCCACGCATAAACACAGTGGCCCGCTCACCGCGCAGCTTTTTTCGTTATTGTTTAACCCGGCGTCTGGTGCGCAGCCGGGACGTAACGGTCTTTATCCGCCGATGTTCGAATAAGGCCGCGACGTTTGCCCTCTGAAAACGGGAAGACTCATGGAATTTACCATTGTGCAATGCAATACGGATGTGCCGGCAAAAACGGTGGCGTTTAAGCCCCCCGGCGGCACCATCGGCCGTAGCCAGGATAATGACCTGGTGCTGCCGGATGAATCGCGGGCCATTTCGCGCCTGCAGGCACTGGTACATCTGTCGCCAGAAGGCGAATGCCGTCTGACCAATCAGGGAAGTGTCACCTCGGTGATGTTGAATGGTGCGGCACTACCCCGTGGCGCGCAGGCGGTCCTGCAGCATGGCGACACGCTTAAGATTGGCGATTATGGCCTGGAGGTCCGCGATCCGGTGCGTACCTCCACGCAAAAAGATGATCCACTGGCGTTGTTTGCTGCCAGCGAAAGCGACCCCCTCGGCATGCTGGATGGCCTGCATATTCCTGCTGAGAATGTTATCTCCGAACCCCTGGTAACACGCTCTGAACGCCACAGCGATGCCCGCCTGGGTATCGATCCACAGAGCGATTCCTCCGCCCTGCCTGCCATCATGTCCGGCAGCGACCAGGATAAACTGATTACGGCTTTGCTGGAGGGAATGGGGCTGAATAACGGCCATCAGACGCCGATAAATGAAGACCAAATGCGGGTCACTGGCCGCATGCTGAGTCTGTTCTCGCAGGGAACCGTGGCGCTGCTCTCCTCGCGCTCGATTCTCAAGCGCGGCGTAAAAGCTGACATGACGATGATCCTCAATGAGGCCAATAACCCATTCAAGATCCTGCCCTCCGGTAAAACCGTGTTGATGCAGATGTACCAGAGCCAGATGCCGGGCTTTATGCCACCGGAAACGGCGGTACGTGATGCGCTGGTGGATTTACAGGCGCATCAGCTCGGGATGATCGCCGGGATTCGCGCCATCATTGCGGCGATGCTGCAATCGTTCAATCCGCAACGGCTGGAAGAACAGGCACGGCGCGATGGTGCCATGCCGAAAATGCCGTTTTCCAATACCCGCAAAGCCGCGCTGTGGGACCATTTTTCCCGTCATTATCAGCGCACCGCCGGTGAGATTGAAGATGACTTCCATACCCTGTTCGGCGAAGCCTTTCTTCATGCCTACGACATGGAAGTCAATCAATACAAGGACTCACAAACGCGGACCGAAGACGCATGAAGATGATGTTTGCCAGTCGCTGCCAGCAGGGTATGCGCGATGAAAATCAGGATCGCACCGGTGCGAAACTTGACGAGCATAAAGCCTGTTTTCTGGTCTGTGATGGCGTCGCGGGTTTACCCGGTGGTGACATGGCGGCACAGCTGGTGCGTGACACGCTGCTGGGTGCATTGCAGGACAATGATGACTTCACCCCGGAAGTCACCTGTGAAGCGGTGAAACTTTGCCAGCGCGTGTTGCTGGACGCGCAGGGAAAGAATCCGAATTTTTCCCGCATGAGTACCACGCTCGCCGCCCTGTTTATTGACCGGGAAAAACAATGCGCGTGGTGGGCGCACGCGGGTGACAGCCGGGTTTATCACTTCCGTCACGGTACGCTGCACCAGGTCACTCGCGACCACAGTCTTGCCCAGCAGTTACGCGAAGCTGGCTATGAAAATACCGGCATTAACAGTAATTTACTCTATAATGCGCTGGGCGTTGAACCGGCGAAACCCGCCACATTTAGCGATGTGATTGCGCTGGAGGATGGCGACGCATTTCTTGTCTGCACCGACGGATTTTGGCTCAACCTGACCACCGAAGAAATGGAACAGGCACTGCGCATGGTGAATGCCTGCGAAGAGTGGCTGGCATTGATGGAACAAGCCGTTAACCGCAGCGTAAAAAGCGACAATCTGAGTGCTCTGGCGATTTGGATTGGCGAGCCACAGGAAGCAACGCTGCTTTATTCCCAGGCTGATGCGGCACGTTTTCTGCCGTCACGTTATTGATGCAAGGATTCATATGAAATTGTGGTTGCCGGGCTTAGCGACCTTGCTGCTTACCCTGAATGCACAGGCAGAAGATTATCGGGTGGTGTACTCGCCGAGCCTCTCACTGGAAGTGTATATCGATGACGTGGCCAGTAATGCGCCGAACGACTGGTGTAAAGAGACGCTGCCGCTGCGCATTGTCTCGGGGAAAAGCACCGACTCCAGCGTGCTCACCAGTTTCCTGCCACGCGTCGGGACGTTACTGGCGAATCAGTGCGGCACGCTTGATGTCATTCCGTGGCAAATGACCGATAAAGACGGCAGCGTACTGGCGAACGGCAGTGCCACTAAATTGCAGAACTGGCGACCGATTGTGCTGAATGACGCCACGGCCAGTGCCAGCAACGATAATGCCGCACCGCTTGATTTATCGCGTCCTGCGGACAGCACACCATTGCAGCAATTTGCGCTACCCGGTGGCTGCCATTTCCGGACGTCATGGGATGAGAAAGGGGAATCGTTATTTGTCCCGGAGAGTCCCCAGCAGCATTGCTCCAGTGAAGGCTGGCTGGAAGGTGCAAGCGAACTCACGCTGATGAGTGCCGGACAGACCCGCAAGCAGTCAGTTAATTTTTATCAGGGTTATCCCATCGCCGATCTCAACCTGAGCGCGACAGCATTGCAGGTGGTGGCCGTGAATAACCAGCGCATGATCGTGGCGCGTCCTGATGCTAATGACAGTTGGTTGGTGTTGCCATTTGATGCACAACAGCACCTTTGGCGTTTTACCGGGACTTTACTGATCAAAATGGATAAGACCGCTGGACAGGATAGCGATGCCGTTAAAAAGCGGGTTGATACCTTACGTGGCGTTTGGACGCCACAGTTTATGCCACAGCAAAAAGTGACTGTGTTACTGATTGACACCCTGCATGCGGATCTCGCCGATCCCGCGATTGGTGCCTGGCGTAACATTAATTAATTAGCGGTCGTTGCCCATGTCATCGCGATGGCCGGGCGCTACAGGACGTGTTCAGAGAGTTCACTATGTCGGCAAACGATAATCAGAAAGTACCCAACGCCCTGCCTGCGGGTTACCGGTTCAATGAGTTTGAAATCAAGGATGTGATTGGCGGCGGTGGTTTCGGCATTGTTTACCGTGCCTGGGATCACCAGCTGGAGCGCACTATCGCCATCAAAGAATATATGCCGGTTTCACTGGCCGTTCGTGCTGCTGATCTGTCGCTGGAGCTGCGCGGCGAGCGCTTTCAGAAGCTGTTCAACGCCGGTCGCAACAGCTTTATACAGGAAGCCCGTCTGCTGGCACGTTTTAATCATCCCGGCCTACTGCACGTATTGCGTTTCTGGGAAGAGAACGGCACCGCCTACATGGGGACGCTCTACTACAGCGGCATGACGCTGAAAGAGTGGCAGCTGACCAGCCCGGAAAGCGTCAACGAAGCCTGGATACGTCGCCTGCTGCCGCCGCTGTTTGGCGCCATCAATACTATTCATCAGGCGGGCTACCTGCATCGTGATATCTCACTGGATAATATCCAGATTCAGGAAAACCAGCTGCCCGTGCTGCTGGATTTCGGCTCCGCGCGCAAAGAGATTGGCAACCTGTCCGATGAAACCGAGATTATGCTGAAGCCCGGTTTTGCGCCCATTGAACAATACAGCGAAGAAGGTGAAGGCGAACAGGGTCCCTGGACCGACATCTACGCGCTGGGCGCGGTACTGCATAATCTGATTACCGGCTATGCGCCACCGGTTTCCGTGGTGCGCTGCATTGAA
This genomic stretch from Pantoea cypripedii harbors:
- a CDS encoding nitrate regulatory protein yields the protein MTQAVDYLQASRASEIASLQRLLRTGELITAISELIHLLQRERGVSNIWLCSDGRLFGDELEARALDVQRGQQLMLAVLPPADAQPGYSRFCLLIAAGLQALEGLPALRLQVQSQQLAHAQAMDAFNHIIRTLLNLVFEAADTASEPDISRALIALFSFMQGKELAGQERATGSAGFAAGHFSDQQRQRLQALIEAQEQSFATFSQFADAYNLQRWRTMADAGSDIERLRRIACTGAHCGENGVLQWFRLLTARLDQMKQIEDGLSAMLMSCCRRAITASEQHDTHAPALADEAGFTLYVAGANWLAGQDITLDSNGLAPQLGRSVLSLIREQAQRLQTQADELASMRASLDERKIIDQAKGWLMQQHGYNEQDAWQTLRKSAMNQNKRILEIAQAILAVAATLKT
- a CDS encoding SH3 domain-containing protein, whose translation is MVNKSLVLTLLAVLTLASCKAPPPPVTDDTLVTSEVNGVKLVHRHAVAAPDEFTPVNESFRALYGASIMTTPDYSGKVVRYLETGKTFEVLGRVEHSWLAIADEAQGQLIGYVPPKAGVESSRYDATVRSDRPRPRRSKQVCVDVGGASKACRTNDTATWILD
- the ntrB gene encoding nitrate ABC transporter permease: MKSEARTLKTPVSAATPTAQVITLKVQTAPSVRQPWLRPLLQRLIPAGCGILLLLLVWQIAALSSKGFPTPYATWQAALTLFADPFYNNGPNDQGIGWNVLASLQRVAVGFGLAALVGIPAGFLLGRFTFVSRMFNPIIALLRPVSPLAWLPIGLLLFQRAEPASSWTIFICSIWPMVINTAEGVQRIPQDYLNVARVLQLSEWTVMRRILFPAVLPAVLTGVRLSIGIAWLVIVAAEMLTGGLGIGFWIWNEWNNLNVENILIAIVIIGVVGLLLEQMLMLLARRFSWDK
- the icmH gene encoding type IVB secretion system protein IcmH/DotU — encoded protein: MTQDAPARDANVAGNDNLLLTAAAPILNAVVQIRQAATHDDPAGLRQLLIDEVRQFENRCKQAGLPFEMIIGARYCLCSLLDEAAAQTPWGTRGVWSGNGMLVTFHNESWGGEKVFQLLSRISQNPEQHLWLLEVIHYCLLLGYEGRYRGSENGPAQCEIIRKRLAHLIAETRPDNAAAMARLVEVHPLVSSLSRPMVPLWACVTLAALVACLIYSGLNWRLGNAAEPLLRAIYQTPLPQITPGRRPTSPQALLDLHQRLNDVIAAGQLEVSDGAFGSKVIIPADKLFAADGTVVNQVGRALLAHVASAMKSVKGTVLVSVYTDDSAVDGRFASSYEFSFARARAVAQLLNPQLAEGHNVKAEGRGDSNPLLPNDSNENRARNRRVEITLFAAPETLSNHQGGQ
- a CDS encoding ABC transporter ATP-binding protein, which translates into the protein MNPIIRVQQVSQRFATAQGDFLALDNVSFDIHPGETLSLIGHSGCGKSTLLNLIAGLTAPSSGVLLCDNREITGPGPERAVVFQNHSLLPWLTAYQNVELAVQQVFKGKMNRSEMAEWIEHNLGRVQMSHAMHKRPGEISGGMKQRVGIARALAMKPRVLLLDEPFGALDALTRAHLQDSVMRIQQELNTTIVLITHDVDEAVLLSDRVLMMTNGPAAQVGEILAIDLPRPRSRVALADEPRYHQLRQQILHFLYEKQTAVA
- a CDS encoding CmpA/NrtA family ABC transporter substrate-binding protein gives rise to the protein MSKTRFSISRRQFLLGSAVVGSSYLLPGLRNAVWAAGSDAPEKSTVRVGFIPLTDCAPVVMAAVKGFDKKYGLSLQPSKEASWAAVRDKLTSGELDAAHALYGMIYGLQLGVAGPQHEMANLMTLNNNGQAITLANQLKDQKVTDAASLKTLIAGSAKGTYTFAHTFPTSTHAMWLYYWLANAGIDPIEDVRTVVVPPPQMVMNMKIGNMSGFCVGEPWNQRAISDNIGFTAATTQQIWPDHPEKILATRSQWVTENPNTARALTAAVLEAARWIDASDDNRRETAQTLAGRAWINTKPEILEGRMLGHYENGLGQQWQDAHAMRFFHDGEVSFPWLSDGMWFLTQLKRWGMLKSDPDYLGVAQKINRIDIYKQAAAAVGNVTLPTGVMRSSTLMDGKVWDGSNPAAYAASFAIHH